One window from the genome of Malacoplasma penetrans HF-2 encodes:
- a CDS encoding PTS sugar transporter subunit IIB codes for MKKICTVCGQGLGSSLIVEMNIKNVISELGLTDNDVQVTHKNLNSYSPSDGFDYIICGIDLADSIDAGSGQKIALENLLNVDELKSKLLEIFKGDK; via the coding sequence ATGAAAAAAATTTGTACAGTTTGTGGTCAAGGATTAGGATCTAGTTTAATAGTTGAAATGAACATTAAAAATGTAATTAGTGAACTAGGGCTGACAGACAATGATGTTCAAGTAACACACAAAAATTTAAATTCATATTCACCAAGTGATGGGTTTGACTACATTATTTGTGGTATTGATTTAGCTGATAGTATTGATGCTGGAAGTGGTCAAAAAATAGCACTTGAAAATCTTCTGAATGTGGATGAATTGAAATCAAAATTATTAGAAATTTTCAAAGGAGATAAATAA
- a CDS encoding PTS sugar transporter subunit IIA, which produces MTSNDLIAFHKGNISWQESIRLAVSLLVKNNIAESGLADEIIKSTLKYGPYYVIAEKVALAHTAVCEYNKKPGMSLVIFENAIKFSENQKHEVNLLFCMSAIDSDSHMGILQKFANTLSQKDIVSKILNESDKTKIYEIFKGLI; this is translated from the coding sequence ATGACAAGTAATGATTTAATTGCTTTTCATAAGGGCAATATAAGTTGACAAGAATCTATCCGATTAGCTGTGTCACTGTTAGTAAAAAACAATATTGCTGAAAGTGGTTTAGCAGATGAAATAATTAAATCCACTTTAAAATATGGTCCATATTATGTGATAGCTGAAAAGGTTGCACTAGCACATACTGCAGTTTGTGAATATAACAAAAAGCCAGGAATGTCTCTTGTAATATTTGAGAATGCAATTAAGTTTAGTGAAAACCAAAAACATGAAGTTAATTTATTGTTTTGTATGTCAGCAATTGATTCTGACTCTCATATGGGCATATTACAAAAATTTGCGAATACTTTATCTCAAAAAGATATAGTTTCAAAAATCTTAAATGAGTCAGATAAAACAAAAATTTATGAAATATTTAAAGGATTAATATAA
- a CDS encoding transketolase, producing MDYSKYINSIRLLSLNAIKKAKQGHVGMSMSAATITYTLFTKHINISSVDPKWINRDRFILSAGHGSLSIYSILHFSGLISLEEFKKFKNNSEIVPGHPEYLKNNFIDASTGPLGQGIGMAVGNAIAQKYIVNKFKSISDLFDHYVYALVGDGDIQEGISYESMSLAGKLKLNKLIVLHDSNDYQLDSSVETVFNEDLQKRMESMGWFYLKVNNEVDEIDLAISLAKKQDKPTYIEVKTLIGYGTKNINSNKSHSMSLSEDDIEYAKTIFDLKNEEFSFGQNIYDHFKTEVLNRNRKYEKWLNKFKEYERENNSDFIKFNNYLKRNYKIEEILKNIKFSKTSVATRNYVKDLMDCLKNHNSDFIIAGCADLEAATNIKINDSDFNYDYSSNNIKYGIREFAMGAITNGILLHSCLKTISGTFLVFSDYLKSAIRLGTLMSLPNFYIFTHDSYQVGGDGPTHQPIEQLAMLRSIPRVNVFRPCDETEFLAASYKALKSTSETNILVLTRQPLKSKINTSLKGTINDGGYVLESDQNPDITIAGCGSEIDLLFDVKQDLNDLNYKVKIVSIPSLNIFLNNKESKIKEILNSKYGLFTIEPSSDAYWYKLSSYVKSHIHFEAKEYGKSMDGDALYKEKGFNKDNIKNLILRKLIKYDNN from the coding sequence ATGGATTATAGCAAATATATTAATAGCATTAGGTTATTATCTTTAAATGCTATTAAAAAAGCTAAGCAAGGACATGTTGGAATGAGCATGTCTGCAGCTACTATAACTTATACATTGTTTACTAAACACATTAATATTTCCAGTGTTGATCCAAAATGAATCAATAGAGATAGATTTATTTTAAGTGCAGGTCATGGTTCGTTATCAATTTATTCAATATTGCATTTTAGTGGATTAATCTCTTTAGAAGAGTTTAAGAAATTTAAAAATAATAGTGAAATTGTTCCTGGTCATCCAGAGTATTTAAAAAACAATTTTATAGATGCTTCAACTGGCCCTTTAGGTCAAGGAATTGGAATGGCTGTTGGAAATGCAATTGCTCAAAAGTATATTGTTAATAAATTTAAAAGTATAAGTGATTTGTTTGATCATTATGTTTATGCTTTAGTAGGTGATGGAGACATACAAGAAGGTATCAGTTATGAGTCTATGAGCTTAGCTGGGAAATTAAAACTAAATAAACTAATAGTATTGCATGATTCAAATGATTATCAATTGGATAGTTCTGTAGAAACTGTATTTAATGAAGATTTACAAAAAAGAATGGAATCAATGGGGTGATTTTATTTAAAAGTAAATAATGAAGTTGATGAAATTGATTTAGCAATTTCCCTTGCTAAAAAACAGGATAAGCCAACTTATATTGAAGTTAAAACTTTAATTGGATATGGGACTAAAAATATTAATTCAAACAAATCTCATAGTATGAGTTTATCTGAAGATGACATTGAGTATGCTAAAACAATTTTTGATTTAAAAAATGAAGAATTTTCTTTTGGTCAAAACATATATGATCACTTCAAAACTGAAGTTTTAAATAGAAATAGGAAATATGAAAAATGATTAAATAAATTTAAAGAGTATGAAAGAGAAAATAATTCAGATTTTATTAAGTTTAATAATTATTTAAAAAGAAACTATAAAATTGAAGAAATTCTTAAAAACATTAAATTTTCAAAAACTTCAGTAGCTACAAGAAATTATGTAAAAGATTTGATGGACTGCTTAAAAAATCATAATTCAGATTTTATTATTGCAGGTTGTGCAGATTTAGAAGCTGCAACAAATATTAAAATAAATGATTCAGATTTTAATTATGATTATTCTTCTAACAATATTAAATATGGTATTAGAGAATTTGCGATGGGTGCTATCACTAATGGTATCTTGCTGCATAGTTGTTTAAAAACTATATCAGGAACTTTTTTGGTTTTTAGTGATTATTTAAAAAGTGCTATTAGATTAGGAACATTAATGAGCTTACCTAACTTTTATATTTTTACTCATGATTCATATCAAGTAGGAGGAGATGGCCCCACTCATCAACCTATAGAACAACTTGCAATGCTAAGAAGTATTCCAAGAGTTAATGTATTTAGACCATGTGATGAAACTGAATTTTTAGCTGCTTCTTATAAGGCTTTAAAATCAACATCAGAAACTAACATTTTAGTTTTAACTAGACAACCATTAAAATCTAAAATTAATACATCTTTAAAAGGAACTATTAATGATGGTGGTTATGTTTTAGAAAGTGATCAAAATCCTGATATCACAATTGCAGGATGTGGTTCTGAAATTGATTTATTGTTTGATGTTAAACAAGATTTAAATGATCTAAATTACAAAGTTAAAATTGTTTCTATTCCATCATTAAATATTTTCTTAAATAATAAAGAATCTAAAATAAAAGAAATCCTAAATTCTAAATATGGTTTATTTACTATAGAACCATCTTCTGATGCTTATTGGTATAAACTTTCTTCATATGTAAAATCACATATTCATTTTGAAGCAAAAGAATATGGTAAATCAATGGATGGTGATGCACTATATAAAGAAAAAGGTTTTAACAAAGATAATATTAAAAATCTTATTTTAAGGAAGTTAATAAAATATGACAATAACTAG
- a CDS encoding d-ribulose-5-phosphate 3 epimerase yields MVDITPSLKAIKDFNYFEWIKKIEKTGINSIHLDFMDCTRTKDFGLSFEILKYIDPSIRKDLHIMVDDAYRLIDFIPKVENVYIHTHYDMVKDWEKFIEKTNKLNFKTGITIDLNFRHFEKLKSFISKIDLINFMAVETIGNTGEKFDNKVLLNVKKIIDEFPLKKDVILQVDGSVREQHLADCKKYFNSIVVGSILFEFDDLEKRLFELQK; encoded by the coding sequence ATGGTAGATATTACACCAAGTCTGAAAGCTATCAAAGATTTTAATTATTTTGAATGAATTAAAAAAATTGAAAAAACTGGTATAAATTCTATTCATTTAGATTTTATGGATTGTACTAGAACAAAAGATTTTGGATTAAGTTTTGAAATCTTAAAGTACATTGATCCTTCTATAAGAAAAGATCTTCATATTATGGTTGATGATGCATACAGGTTAATTGATTTTATTCCTAAAGTTGAAAATGTATATATTCACACTCACTATGATATGGTTAAAGATTGAGAAAAATTTATTGAAAAAACAAATAAATTAAATTTTAAAACTGGCATAACTATTGATTTAAATTTTAGACATTTTGAAAAATTAAAGAGCTTTATATCAAAAATTGATTTAATTAATTTTATGGCAGTAGAAACCATAGGCAATACAGGAGAAAAATTTGATAATAAAGTTTTGTTGAATGTAAAAAAGATTATTGATGAATTTCCATTAAAAAAGGATGTTATCTTACAAGTAGATGGTTCTGTAAGAGAACAACATTTAGCAGATTGTAAAAAATATTTTAATTCAATAGTGGTAGGTTCTATCCTTTTTGAATTTGATGATTTAGAAAAAAGACTCTTTGAATTGCAAAAATAG
- a CDS encoding BglG family transcription antiterminator produces MIEHNSASINELTNYLNIKSRMVYLYINELNYLLKKNNFNEIVVKKGYVSLNLSIEQLNFLILNNYYSFSQDERIDFICFDIIVFGNKRTLEDYANLFIISKNSISSDFKKLKDKLKKLNLNLTYSTDLRYQILGDELAIRSFLINYVSSYLLTNDEIIMSKLFDVSILKNQYIANKLDDLNSLNRKNTKSYLDLIQCYLSILFIYYKKKKFLTIDEKDKSILSSLKEFKFSTDLLNEYCKNNKIENNYLDENYYLTILLTSGNIIISDNKLKYHKKILLGLKNLKDVLYKMLSEIEKNHYIFFFEKDKLVTDLINHLIPAYYRAKFNLNVNVEYLNIVKEKYKKFFNITVKHIGVVENYLKIKFSQEEIALLSLYFVSNILYSSKMMKKIKTIIVTNQGFNIYRVLKLELENIFTNLDIVKIVNIDQFLELDEKFDLILSSTFLKNVEYVKINNILSEKNKKEINNKINTILSEKIKKEIPLSLVLKRDFINIFDEKNLSWEKAIKLCTDSLIKSKRINVNYIKAIINNINKYNSVITLSNKIAMPHASYLDGVNKLSFTFNIFKHPVVFPGKSKFNISLIIILAPEDNEKHIKPLFELVDILKQEENVNRLLKMKDTNEIYQFILEGE; encoded by the coding sequence TTGATTGAACATAATTCAGCAAGTATTAATGAACTTACAAATTATTTAAATATTAAATCTAGAATGGTTTATTTATATATAAATGAATTAAATTATTTACTTAAGAAAAATAATTTTAATGAAATAGTGGTTAAAAAAGGATATGTATCTTTAAACCTATCTATTGAGCAATTAAACTTTTTAATTTTAAATAATTATTATTCATTTTCACAAGATGAAAGAATTGATTTCATTTGTTTTGACATTATTGTTTTTGGCAACAAAAGAACATTAGAAGATTATGCTAACCTATTTATCATTTCAAAAAACTCTATATCTTCAGATTTTAAAAAATTAAAAGATAAATTAAAAAAATTAAATCTCAATTTAACTTACAGTACAGATTTAAGATATCAAATATTGGGAGATGAATTAGCAATAAGAAGTTTTTTAATTAATTATGTTAGTTCATATTTATTAACAAATGATGAAATTATAATGTCTAAATTATTTGATGTTTCAATTTTAAAAAATCAGTATATTGCAAATAAACTAGATGATTTAAATTCTTTAAATAGAAAGAACACAAAATCATATCTTGATCTAATTCAGTGTTATTTATCAATTCTATTTATTTACTATAAAAAGAAAAAGTTTTTAACTATAGATGAAAAAGATAAATCAATATTGAGTTCTCTAAAAGAATTTAAATTCTCTACAGATTTATTAAATGAATACTGCAAAAACAATAAAATTGAAAATAACTATTTAGATGAAAATTATTATTTAACTATTTTATTAACATCTGGGAACATTATTATTAGTGACAACAAACTTAAGTATCATAAAAAGATTTTGTTAGGACTAAAAAACTTAAAAGATGTTTTATACAAAATGTTAAGTGAAATTGAAAAGAATCATTATATTTTCTTTTTTGAAAAAGATAAATTAGTAACAGATTTGATAAATCATTTGATTCCTGCATACTATAGAGCAAAGTTTAATTTAAATGTTAATGTTGAATACTTAAATATAGTTAAAGAAAAGTATAAAAAATTTTTTAATATAACTGTAAAACATATAGGTGTAGTTGAAAACTATTTAAAAATTAAGTTCAGTCAGGAAGAGATAGCTTTATTGTCATTATATTTTGTTAGCAATATTTTATATAGTTCTAAAATGATGAAGAAGATAAAAACAATAATAGTTACTAATCAAGGTTTTAATATTTATAGAGTATTAAAATTAGAACTTGAAAATATATTCACAAATTTAGACATAGTTAAGATTGTTAATATTGATCAATTTTTAGAATTAGATGAGAAATTTGATTTGATATTGAGTTCAACTTTTTTAAAAAATGTAGAGTATGTGAAAATTAATAACATTTTAAGTGAAAAAAATAAAAAAGAAATCAATAACAAAATAAACACTATATTAAGTGAAAAGATAAAAAAGGAAATTCCTTTATCACTAGTTTTAAAAAGAGATTTTATCAACATTTTTGATGAAAAAAATTTATCTTGAGAAAAAGCAATTAAGTTATGTACAGATTCTTTAATTAAATCAAAAAGAATTAATGTTAACTATATTAAAGCAATAATTAATAACATTAATAAATACAATTCAGTAATTACTTTGTCTAATAAAATTGCTATGCCTCATGCTTCTTATTTAGATGGTGTAAACAAATTAAGTTTTACTTTTAATATTTTTAAGCATCCTGTGGTATTTCCAGGAAAATCTAAATTTAATATTTCTTTAATAATAATTTTAGCTCCTGAAGATAATGAAAAACACATCAAACCTTTATTTGAATTGGTTGATATTTTGAAACAAGAAGAAAATGTTAATAGACTTTTAAAAATGAAAGATACCAATGAAATTTATCAATTTATTTTAGAAGGAGAATAA
- a CDS encoding inorganic diphosphatase yields the protein MKLNVTIEIPKKSNVKYEYDRKTNQISVDRILFGTEVYPHNYGFIKEALDWDGDELDALVIADQSFLPGIIVPAKIIGAMEMIDDGETDTKLISVIDCDPRYKHINNLSDLGEHTLKEIQNFFETYKLLQNKKVVIKGFKDSAWATKEYNECVELMKKYGKMDKDEFVNKMKKEHPEKYKA from the coding sequence ATGAAATTAAATGTAACTATTGAAATCCCAAAAAAATCAAATGTTAAATATGAATATGATAGAAAAACAAACCAAATTAGTGTAGATAGAATTTTATTTGGTACAGAAGTTTACCCACACAATTATGGTTTTATTAAAGAAGCATTAGATTGAGATGGTGATGAATTAGATGCTTTAGTAATTGCAGATCAATCATTCTTACCAGGAATTATTGTTCCAGCTAAAATTATTGGTGCAATGGAAATGATAGATGATGGAGAAACAGATACTAAACTAATCTCTGTAATTGATTGTGATCCAAGATACAAACATATTAATAACTTAAGTGATTTAGGTGAACATACACTTAAAGAAATCCAAAACTTCTTTGAAACTTACAAATTGCTACAAAATAAAAAAGTAGTTATCAAAGGTTTTAAAGATAGTGCATGAGCTACTAAAGAATACAATGAGTGTGTTGAGTTAATGAAAAAATATGGAAAAATGGATAAAGATGAATTCGTTAACAAAATGAAAAAAGAACACCCAGAAAAATATAAAGCATAG
- a CDS encoding PTS ascorbate transporter subunit IIC, which yields MVLSLFRDFVGTPAILVGLFAMLGAILLRKKATEIITTFFKTAAGFLIVTGGATVISGALTNFQALFTDLFNINGIIPNNDAFAGWFFSNYAAISQLGSIVMVVAMILNLILAYTSRFKYIFLSGHVLFYMSVMLSGVMILSGLDVNTVGGYAVALISSSTILSVYMVLSCAMLYKWTKQITKVDTITVAHTGSLSYLMGGLIGELVYKIKKGKNIKSTEDIKFPKGLQFFRNTFISMAITMLVVYLIVYVPQGIMYQTGIKLLSANNPNYDIINDLFKPGAATNWIVKCIIEAFTFAAGVEIVLLGVRMIVGELVPSFKGISDKLIKNAKAGIDCPVVFPYAPNAVLIGFVCSVIGAIVGLGLSVAISSSNNIIAIILPGITAQFFLGATTGVFGNVKGGLIGCIVASFLNGIIITFVPIMFSAAGWTPSNATLGWGDTDYFLGAIPGLLSLPSSIGVKYGLLLAIPIAAYVGLVIDGLLKRFVFDKRKAAKIQQPEIGINE from the coding sequence ATGGTCCTATCTCTGTTTAGAGATTTTGTCGGGACACCTGCAATATTAGTTGGCTTGTTTGCTATGTTAGGAGCAATTCTATTAAGAAAAAAAGCCACAGAAATTATCACAACTTTTTTTAAAACTGCTGCTGGTTTTTTAATAGTAACTGGTGGAGCTACTGTAATTAGTGGAGCGCTGACTAATTTTCAAGCATTATTCACAGACCTTTTTAATATAAATGGGATAATTCCAAATAATGACGCTTTTGCTGGATGATTCTTCTCAAATTATGCAGCAATTTCACAACTAGGATCAATTGTAATGGTAGTGGCAATGATTCTAAACTTAATATTGGCATACACTAGTAGATTTAAATACATTTTCTTAAGTGGGCATGTATTATTCTATATGTCTGTAATGCTAAGTGGTGTAATGATTTTAAGTGGATTAGATGTAAACACAGTTGGTGGTTATGCAGTAGCTTTAATTTCATCTTCTACAATTTTAAGTGTTTACATGGTACTATCATGTGCAATGTTATACAAATGAACAAAGCAAATTACAAAAGTTGATACTATTACAGTTGCACATACAGGGTCTTTAAGTTATTTAATGGGTGGATTAATTGGAGAATTAGTTTACAAAATTAAAAAAGGAAAAAATATAAAATCAACTGAAGATATTAAATTCCCTAAAGGATTACAATTCTTTAGAAATACTTTTATTTCAATGGCAATTACTATGCTAGTTGTTTACTTGATTGTTTATGTTCCACAAGGAATTATGTATCAAACTGGAATTAAATTATTAAGTGCAAATAATCCAAACTATGACATTATAAATGATCTATTTAAACCAGGTGCTGCAACAAACTGAATAGTTAAATGTATTATAGAAGCGTTTACTTTTGCTGCTGGAGTAGAAATTGTTCTATTAGGTGTAAGAATGATTGTTGGTGAATTGGTACCTTCATTTAAAGGGATATCAGATAAATTAATTAAAAATGCAAAGGCTGGAATTGATTGTCCAGTTGTGTTCCCATATGCTCCAAATGCTGTACTAATTGGTTTTGTGTGTTCAGTAATAGGTGCTATTGTAGGTTTAGGGTTATCAGTGGCAATTTCATCATCTAACAACATAATTGCAATTATTTTACCTGGTATTACTGCTCAATTTTTCTTAGGTGCTACTACTGGTGTATTTGGTAATGTAAAAGGTGGGTTAATTGGGTGTATTGTTGCCTCTTTCTTGAATGGTATTATTATTACTTTTGTTCCAATTATGTTTTCAGCAGCTGGATGAACTCCAAGTAATGCAACTTTAGGATGAGGGGATACTGATTACTTCTTAGGAGCAATTCCAGGATTACTATCTTTACCGAGTTCTATTGGTGTTAAATATGGATTATTATTAGCAATTCCTATTGCAGCATATGTTGGTCTTGTAATTGATGGTTTATTAAAAAGATTTGTATTTGATAAAAGAAAAGCTGCAAAAATACAACAACCAGAAATTGGAATTAATGAATAA
- the rplU gene encoding 50S ribosomal protein L21, translating into MFAIFEVGSKQYKVQKGDVIYVEKQDKKVGESISFDKVLMVDATIGKPYIKNATVSCKVEKQGKQKKIFIIKHKRYTRSLKRQGHRQPYTKLVVTGINVK; encoded by the coding sequence ATGTTTGCTATTTTTGAAGTAGGAAGTAAGCAATACAAAGTCCAAAAGGGTGATGTTATCTATGTTGAAAAACAAGATAAAAAAGTAGGTGAAAGCATCTCTTTTGATAAAGTACTAATGGTAGATGCTACTATAGGAAAGCCTTATATTAAAAATGCTACAGTTTCTTGTAAAGTTGAAAAACAAGGAAAACAAAAAAAGATTTTTATTATAAAGCATAAAAGATATACACGTTCTTTAAAAAGACAAGGTCATAGACAACCTTACACAAAATTAGTTGTTACAGGAATTAATGTAAAGTAA
- a CDS encoding MAG4940 family membrane protein, with the protein MMFDANKSLIANLAASNQLTTHEALANTSTFEILKTWWDTSIALSTFASSTLLALFTSFTIFFLRNHYKTLNERNPFVRPLISSLCVIAALCAGWIIQMMSRNSPSSITYFSISISPVIGRWAFEGMIHGFNLVSKGLIYVIGFHFLGLMTGFLIANLIIYFIGDKNPAKDYSLQSTFGTKPLSTKMHFVKNSSVWLIVGATVPFCGYFVYISSSSGNQPFSPLMSVFCALAIMFIMMVLTHRIGYYDGNMLYSVCIQLSNIFILKNKDRKQIYKNIPISITFALGWPFIWGIIYGVLYNNNI; encoded by the coding sequence ATGATGTTTGATGCTAATAAATCTTTAATTGCAAATCTTGCTGCTAGTAATCAGTTAACTACTCATGAAGCATTAGCTAATACATCAACTTTTGAAATCTTAAAAACTTGATGAGATACAAGCATTGCTTTAAGTACTTTTGCTTCATCAACTTTACTAGCTTTATTTACTTCTTTTACTATTTTCTTTTTAAGAAACCACTATAAAACATTAAATGAAAGAAACCCATTTGTAAGACCTTTGATTTCTTCTCTTTGTGTGATTGCTGCACTATGTGCTGGATGAATTATCCAAATGATGTCTAGAAATAGTCCATCATCAATTACCTATTTCTCAATTTCAATTAGTCCTGTAATTGGTAGATGAGCATTTGAAGGAATGATCCATGGATTTAATTTAGTTTCTAAAGGTTTGATTTATGTTATAGGTTTTCACTTCTTAGGTTTAATGACTGGTTTTCTAATTGCTAATTTAATAATCTATTTTATTGGTGATAAAAACCCAGCTAAAGATTATAGTTTGCAATCTACTTTTGGGACTAAACCATTAAGTACTAAAATGCATTTTGTTAAGAATTCTAGTGTTTGATTAATAGTTGGAGCAACTGTTCCTTTTTGTGGTTATTTTGTCTATATTAGTTCTAGTAGTGGTAACCAACCTTTTTCTCCTTTAATGTCTGTATTTTGTGCTTTAGCTATTATGTTTATTATGATGGTATTAACTCATAGAATTGGATACTATGATGGGAACATGTTGTATTCAGTTTGTATTCAATTATCTAATATCTTTATTTTAAAAAATAAAGATAGAAAACAAATTTATAAAAACATTCCTATATCTATTACTTTTGCACTTGGATGACCATTTATATGAGGAATCATTTATGGTGTTCTTTATAATAACAATATTTAA
- a CDS encoding membrane nuclease, translating to MAKHRRKNYSKQRRKSHSRKSNKYIYALSVSLVALAVVGYGVYYIIQNKEQIFSGSSNSNNNQNQSLTGYGYVRSPYGAKFKIVDSNKSFVMASSHFDSPGASTSANSLNEVETKSSISNQGSQEVKEASNTVSVLDEFKTYFSSENIIFFADTNIRKGNQDKAFSTLSNSSYSMLFKDNDTYSTSLSSTVNTFANSYDKLIYSFNSNDLSISNGTYDDIKSVIKPNYESKTGFAINTYLTLPSTNFTDGQGWVDYSDKYYSSNSDAVYNYVKYLISDHIPVGTDISYKNNSSSDSTIRVGGWNTLNFNLYNKEIPSDFDVSNPTSTNTETKRIVHEINVAKIISKAKYDLIGLIEINKNTTQESVNYFLNYLNSVDTNNNSYKALLSENTPAIKQDSGQIEQVIYLYNSKKIELDNSISPKFYNSYSASTLNAFDIFINSLNINYLNNKEI from the coding sequence ATGGCAAAACACAGAAGAAAAAACTATTCTAAACAAAGAAGAAAAAGTCACTCAAGAAAAAGTAATAAATACATATATGCATTATCAGTTAGCTTAGTAGCACTTGCAGTAGTTGGATATGGTGTTTATTATATAATTCAAAACAAAGAACAAATATTTTCTGGAAGCAGTAATTCTAATAATAATCAAAATCAAAGTTTAACAGGATATGGATATGTAAGAAGTCCATATGGTGCTAAATTTAAAATTGTAGATAGCAATAAAAGTTTTGTTATGGCTTCTTCTCACTTTGACTCTCCTGGTGCTTCAACTTCTGCTAATAGCTTAAATGAAGTTGAAACTAAAAGTTCAATATCTAACCAAGGTAGTCAAGAAGTTAAAGAAGCATCTAATACAGTTAGTGTTTTAGATGAATTTAAAACATATTTTAGTTCTGAAAATATTATCTTTTTTGCCGATACTAATATAAGAAAAGGGAATCAAGATAAAGCATTTAGTACTTTATCTAATAGTAGTTATTCAATGTTATTTAAAGACAATGATACCTATTCTACTTCTTTATCTTCTACTGTTAATACTTTTGCTAACTCATATGATAAATTGATATATTCATTTAATAGTAATGATTTATCAATTTCTAATGGAACATATGATGATATTAAAAGTGTTATTAAACCAAATTATGAATCTAAAACAGGATTTGCTATCAATACTTATTTAACATTACCAAGTACTAACTTTACAGATGGACAAGGATGAGTAGATTATTCAGATAAGTATTATAGTAGTAACTCAGATGCAGTTTATAACTATGTTAAATATTTAATCTCTGATCATATTCCTGTAGGAACTGATATTAGCTATAAAAATAATAGTAGTTCTGATTCAACTATTAGAGTTGGTGGATGAAACACTTTAAACTTCAATTTATACAATAAAGAGATACCTTCAGATTTTGATGTTTCAAACCCAACTAGTACTAACACTGAAACTAAAAGAATAGTTCATGAAATCAATGTTGCTAAAATCATTAGTAAAGCAAAATATGATTTAATTGGTTTAATAGAAATTAATAAAAACACAACTCAAGAAAGTGTGAACTACTTTCTAAACTATTTAAATAGTGTAGACACAAATAACAATTCATACAAAGCACTACTATCTGAAAATACTCCAGCTATCAAACAAGATAGTGGTCAAATAGAACAAGTAATATATTTATATAATTCTAAAAAGATTGAGTTAGATAATTCTATTAGTCCAAAATTCTATAACTCATATTCAGCTAGTACTTTAAATGCTTTTGACATTTTTATTAATTCATTAAATATTAATTATTTAAATAATAAAGAAATATAG
- the rpmA gene encoding 50S ribosomal protein L27 yields MLLIKKINLQFFASKKGVGSTKNGRDSNPKYLGAKKSDGEFAKSGQIIYRQRGTKIYPGKNVGLGRDHTLFAKIDGIVKFTKFGDNKTKVSVIAK; encoded by the coding sequence ATGTTATTAATTAAAAAAATAAATTTACAATTCTTTGCCAGTAAAAAAGGGGTTGGTTCAACTAAGAATGGACGTGACTCTAATCCTAAATATTTAGGTGCTAAAAAATCAGATGGAGAATTTGCTAAATCTGGTCAAATTATTTACAGACAAAGAGGAACTAAAATTTATCCTGGTAAAAATGTAGGGTTGGGAAGAGATCATACATTATTTGCTAAAATTGATGGAATTGTTAAATTCACTAAATTTGGTGATAATAAAACAAAAGTTAGTGTAATAGCTAAATAA
- a CDS encoding ribosomal-processing cysteine protease Prp: MILIDFYLDGFKVSGHAQYDDVGKDIVCSAISGICFGSINWFDQKDILIFESDQSKPELVLKLKMNQRNKIGISLIETQVKTISDSYSQFCKFKKYNKELEK, from the coding sequence ATGATACTAATTGATTTTTATTTAGATGGTTTTAAGGTTTCTGGGCATGCACAATATGATGATGTTGGAAAAGATATTGTCTGTTCAGCCATTTCAGGAATTTGCTTTGGAAGCATTAATTGATTTGATCAAAAAGATATATTGATATTTGAAAGTGATCAATCAAAACCTGAATTAGTTTTAAAACTTAAAATGAATCAAAGAAATAAAATTGGGATATCTTTAATAGAAACACAAGTTAAAACAATAAGTGATTCATATTCTCAATTTTGTAAATTTAAAAAATATAATAAAGAATTGGAGAAATAG